A portion of the Tenacibaculum todarodis genome contains these proteins:
- a CDS encoding penicillin acylase family protein, producing MKLFKKAVKVIFILLILLVAGAWVFSRTLHPTYNGELELTNISDKVTVYYDEVGVPHINAENQQDAYVALGYVHAQDRLWQMELIRRISAGRLAELFGKDLVRTDKFFSGLGIEEAAEKTIENLDKNSEAYKLTEAYLNGINQFITEGTTPLEFHLIGLEKEKYSIKDIYNVFGYMAFSFAVAHKTDPMLTEVKEKLGDAYFNELVGAEFQNLTLIKNEKNPELKADFAASMNVLLEKLPISPFIGSNSWVIGADKTKNGKVIFANDPHIGFSQPSVWYQNHIKTPDYEMYGFNLALTPFPLLGHNKNYAYGLTMFENDDVDFYYEKNNPNNSLEYKTSDGFQQYKLIDKRIKIKGEKDTVYQVKVSKHGPIMNGLIDFIDDERPIAMQWIYTKFNNQLLEVGYDISHAQNLSEFKVGASKLHAPGLNIMYGDAKNNIAWFASGKLYKYRDSLYTKTILDGASGKDEIVEYLDFEENPQAINPSLNYVYSANNQPDSIAGKLYPGYYLAENRARRIVDLLAPKNDWTKEEVATMLYDVVSPSAPDVIVSFTNSLDLENVSASEKKAIDILKKWNGYYGKDEVAPVIYNRFVYEFQKNTFKDEMGKAYNQFVNTPFVEKVLPVQAAKENSVWWDDVSTKDKVETKQEIISKSFKKTFEFLQNQLGENVEDWKWNRVASVEYEHAIGKAGGLLRKFFNVGPFKTNGGDQVINNQIFSIDSTGVYKITAGPSTRRVVDFSDVDNSLAILPTGQSGNVFSEHYKDQAQKYVDGEFVKMKINQKEIEQSENKLVFLPKIK from the coding sequence ATGAAACTATTTAAAAAGGCAGTAAAAGTAATTTTTATTTTATTAATTCTTCTTGTAGCTGGAGCATGGGTTTTCTCAAGAACTTTGCATCCAACTTATAATGGAGAATTAGAATTAACGAACATTTCTGATAAAGTAACTGTCTATTATGATGAAGTTGGCGTGCCGCATATTAACGCGGAAAACCAACAAGATGCATATGTGGCTTTGGGCTATGTGCATGCGCAAGATAGATTGTGGCAAATGGAATTGATTAGAAGAATTTCTGCGGGTAGATTAGCAGAACTTTTTGGTAAAGATTTAGTGAGAACAGACAAGTTTTTCTCTGGTTTAGGTATTGAAGAAGCTGCTGAAAAAACGATTGAAAACTTAGATAAAAATTCGGAAGCATATAAACTTACGGAAGCTTATTTAAATGGAATAAATCAATTTATTACTGAAGGAACAACACCATTAGAGTTTCATTTAATAGGATTGGAAAAAGAGAAATATTCCATAAAAGATATATATAATGTTTTTGGATATATGGCTTTTAGTTTTGCGGTTGCTCATAAAACCGATCCAATGTTAACGGAAGTGAAAGAAAAATTAGGCGATGCTTATTTTAATGAATTAGTAGGTGCTGAATTTCAGAATTTAACCTTAATCAAAAATGAAAAGAATCCAGAATTGAAAGCAGATTTTGCTGCTTCAATGAATGTGTTGTTAGAGAAATTACCAATTTCTCCTTTTATTGGAAGTAATTCTTGGGTAATTGGAGCAGATAAAACAAAAAACGGAAAAGTAATTTTTGCAAATGATCCACATATTGGTTTTTCTCAACCTTCCGTTTGGTATCAAAACCATATAAAAACACCAGATTATGAAATGTATGGTTTCAACTTGGCTTTAACGCCGTTTCCGTTGTTGGGACACAATAAAAATTATGCCTACGGATTAACAATGTTTGAAAACGATGATGTTGATTTTTACTATGAGAAAAACAACCCGAATAATTCTTTAGAATATAAAACTTCAGATGGATTTCAACAATACAAATTAATTGATAAACGTATAAAAATTAAAGGAGAAAAAGATACTGTTTATCAAGTGAAAGTTAGTAAACACGGACCAATAATGAATGGCTTAATTGATTTTATTGACGATGAACGTCCAATAGCAATGCAGTGGATTTACACCAAATTTAACAATCAATTGTTAGAAGTTGGTTATGATATTTCTCACGCACAAAATTTATCAGAATTTAAAGTAGGTGCAAGCAAATTACATGCACCTGGTTTAAATATAATGTATGGTGACGCAAAAAATAATATTGCTTGGTTTGCTTCTGGAAAGCTATATAAATACAGAGATTCATTATACACAAAAACAATTTTAGATGGTGCTTCTGGTAAAGATGAAATTGTAGAGTATTTAGATTTTGAGGAAAATCCACAAGCTATAAATCCGAGTTTGAATTATGTTTATTCAGCAAATAATCAACCAGATTCTATTGCTGGAAAATTATATCCAGGTTATTATTTAGCTGAAAATAGAGCGAGAAGAATTGTAGATTTATTGGCACCAAAAAACGATTGGACAAAAGAGGAAGTGGCAACAATGTTGTATGATGTTGTTTCACCTTCCGCTCCAGATGTAATAGTAAGTTTCACGAATTCGTTAGATTTAGAAAATGTTTCTGCAAGTGAAAAAAAAGCTATTGATATTCTGAAAAAATGGAATGGTTATTACGGAAAAGATGAAGTTGCCCCGGTAATTTATAACCGTTTTGTTTATGAGTTTCAAAAAAATACATTTAAAGATGAAATGGGAAAGGCTTATAATCAGTTTGTAAATACGCCGTTTGTAGAAAAGGTTCTACCTGTACAAGCAGCCAAAGAAAATTCTGTTTGGTGGGACGATGTTTCTACAAAAGATAAGGTTGAAACGAAACAAGAGATTATTTCTAAATCGTTCAAAAAAACTTTTGAGTTTTTACAAAATCAGTTAGGAGAAAATGTGGAAGATTGGAAATGGAACCGTGTTGCTTCTGTAGAGTACGAACATGCAATTGGTAAAGCTGGCGGATTATTACGTAAATTTTTTAATGTCGGTCCTTTTAAAACTAACGGTGGAGATCAAGTAATAAACAATCAAATTTTTAGTATTGATAGCACAGGAGTTTATAAAATAACTGCTGGACCTTCAACACGCCGCGTAGTTGATTTTTCTGATGTTGATAATAGTTTGGCTATTTTGCCAACAGGGCAGTCGGGTAATGTGTTTAGTGAACATTATAAAGATCAAGCTCAAAAATATGTAGATGGAGAGTTTGTAAAGATGAAAATTAATCAGAAAGAAATAGAACAATCAGAAAATAAATTGGTGTTTTTGCCGAAAATCAAGTAG
- a CDS encoding DegT/DnrJ/EryC1/StrS family aminotransferase produces the protein MKKIQMVDLQGQYAKIKSQVNTAFESVLDTAYYIGGPEVKGFGADLEKYLDVKHVIPCANGTDALQIAMMGLGLEQGDEVITADFTFAATVEVIALLKLTPVLVDVEPDTFNIDIEALKKAITPKTKAIVPVHLFGQCANMEAVMEVAKEHNLYVIEDNAQAIGADYTFSDGTKKKSGTIGNVGTTSFFPSKNLGCYGDGGAIFTNDDDLAHTIRGIVNHGMYKRYYHDVVGVNSRLDSLQAAVLQIKLPLLDGFCDARRSAAEYYSTAFANNPNIITPVISDFTTHVFHQYTLKITNGKRNELHQHLLDNNIPNAIYYPVPLHAQKAYKDERYNEADFKVTNQLIDEVISLPMHTELDEEQLAFITKTILNFIK, from the coding sequence ATGAAAAAAATTCAAATGGTTGACCTACAAGGTCAATATGCAAAGATAAAATCGCAAGTAAACACCGCTTTTGAAAGTGTTTTAGACACAGCTTACTATATTGGAGGCCCTGAAGTTAAAGGCTTTGGAGCAGATTTAGAAAAATATTTAGATGTAAAACACGTAATTCCATGTGCAAACGGAACCGACGCTTTGCAAATTGCAATGATGGGTTTAGGTTTAGAACAAGGAGATGAAGTTATAACGGCAGATTTTACTTTTGCTGCAACAGTAGAAGTGATTGCACTATTAAAATTAACGCCAGTTTTGGTTGATGTTGAACCTGATACTTTTAATATAGATATTGAAGCGTTAAAAAAAGCTATTACTCCAAAAACAAAAGCTATTGTTCCTGTTCATTTATTTGGACAATGTGCCAATATGGAAGCCGTAATGGAAGTTGCTAAAGAGCATAATCTTTATGTAATTGAAGATAATGCACAAGCAATTGGTGCAGATTATACATTCTCAGATGGAACAAAAAAGAAATCTGGTACTATTGGAAATGTAGGAACTACTTCATTTTTTCCATCTAAAAACTTAGGATGTTATGGAGATGGTGGCGCAATTTTTACAAATGATGACGATTTAGCCCACACAATAAGAGGTATTGTAAATCACGGAATGTACAAACGCTATTACCACGATGTTGTTGGAGTAAATTCTCGTTTAGACAGTTTACAAGCTGCTGTTTTACAAATAAAATTACCTTTACTGGATGGTTTTTGTGATGCACGAAGAAGCGCTGCGGAATACTATTCTACTGCTTTTGCTAACAATCCAAATATTATTACACCAGTAATTAGCGATTTTACAACTCATGTTTTTCATCAGTATACTTTAAAAATTACGAATGGAAAACGTAATGAATTGCATCAACATTTATTAGATAATAATATTCCAAATGCAATTTATTATCCAGTTCCTTTACATGCGCAAAAGGCTTATAAAGACGAACGTTATAATGAAGCAGATTTTAAAGTTACCAATCAATTAATTGATGAAGTCATTTCTTTACCAATGCACACAGAGTTAGATGAAGAACAATTAGCATTTATAACTAAAACAATTTTAAATTTTATTAAGTAA
- the galE gene encoding UDP-glucose 4-epimerase GalE — protein MKKILVTGGLGFIGSHTVVELQNAGFNVLIIDNLSNSRIEALEQIKSITSVKPDFYNIDIRSKEALKSFFDTEKVDGIIHFAALKSVGESVQKPQEYFENNVDGLVNLLAEIKNRNLNNLIFSSSCTVYGQADELPITENAPLKPAESPYGETKQIGEKIINESCLSNNLKAIALRYFNPIGAHKSAKIGELPLGIPQNLIPYVTQTAAGIREQLSVFGDDYPTKDGTAVRDYIHVVDLAKAHISALKRLINKSNKTNFEVFNIGTGKGTSVLEIIKTFEKVTNQKLNYKIVERRSGDITSAYADTTLANKELNWKTEKTLDQALLSAWKWQQKQ, from the coding sequence ATGAAAAAAATCCTTGTTACTGGCGGATTAGGTTTTATAGGTTCTCACACTGTTGTAGAGTTACAAAACGCTGGATTTAATGTTTTAATTATTGACAACCTTTCTAATTCTAGAATAGAGGCTTTAGAACAAATAAAATCCATAACAAGTGTAAAACCAGATTTTTACAATATTGATATTCGTAGTAAAGAAGCTTTAAAAAGTTTTTTTGATACTGAAAAAGTAGACGGAATTATTCATTTCGCAGCTTTAAAAAGTGTTGGTGAAAGCGTACAAAAACCACAAGAGTATTTTGAAAATAATGTAGATGGTTTAGTTAATCTATTAGCTGAAATTAAAAACAGAAACCTCAATAATTTAATTTTCAGTTCTTCTTGTACCGTTTATGGACAAGCAGATGAATTGCCGATTACAGAAAACGCTCCACTTAAACCTGCGGAATCTCCGTATGGAGAAACCAAACAAATTGGCGAAAAAATTATAAATGAAAGTTGTCTTTCAAACAATTTAAAGGCAATAGCATTGCGTTATTTTAATCCTATTGGCGCGCACAAAAGTGCTAAAATTGGCGAATTACCTTTAGGAATTCCACAAAATTTAATTCCGTACGTAACCCAAACTGCAGCTGGAATTAGAGAACAATTATCTGTTTTTGGAGACGATTATCCAACTAAAGACGGAACCGCTGTTCGTGATTATATACACGTTGTAGATTTAGCAAAAGCACATATTTCAGCATTAAAAAGACTCATCAATAAAAGTAACAAAACAAATTTTGAAGTTTTTAATATAGGAACTGGAAAAGGAACTTCAGTTTTAGAAATTATAAAAACTTTTGAAAAAGTAACCAATCAAAAACTAAATTATAAAATTGTTGAAAGACGCTCTGGAGATATAACTTCTGCCTATGCAGATACTACTCTCGCCAACAAAGAACTGAATTGGAAAACAGAAAAAACTTTAGACCAAGCGTTACTCTCTGCCTGGAAATGGCAACAAAAACAATAA
- a CDS encoding MFS transporter: protein MENEIKTLKIIHFALLAGLTLGYFIIGDILNITVPTLEGENLYYIFIPAIAVLASNFVFKNLLSKIDKIQSKEEKMMQYQTASIVRWAILEGSAFLILFLKPELAIFGLLLILYLFLVKPTKEKIENELDIKL from the coding sequence ATGGAAAACGAAATTAAGACATTAAAAATTATTCATTTTGCATTATTAGCAGGATTAACACTTGGCTATTTTATAATTGGAGACATCTTAAACATTACGGTTCCTACACTAGAAGGAGAAAACTTGTATTATATATTTATTCCTGCAATTGCAGTTTTAGCAAGTAACTTTGTATTTAAAAACTTACTATCAAAAATAGATAAGATACAATCTAAAGAAGAAAAAATGATGCAATATCAAACAGCTTCAATTGTTCGTTGGGCAATTCTAGAAGGTAGTGCATTTTTAATTTTATTTCTAAAACCTGAATTAGCTATTTTTGGGCTTTTACTAATATTATACTTATTTTTAGTAAAACCTACTAAAGAAAAAATTGAAAACGAGTTAGATATTAAACTATAG
- a CDS encoding M16 family metallopeptidase, with protein MKKICIAFLAITSLIACNTSKEKTPELSINYKKIELKNGLDVIFHVDKSDPVVAVELMVHVGSAREIEGRTGFAHLFEHLLFLESENLGKGGLDKMSARIGGSGANGSTSRDRTNYLQTVPKNGLEKMIWAEADKLGWFINTVTDPVLAKEKQVVKNEKRQSNDNRPYGHNQYVIGKNLYPKDHPYNWQVIGSLEDLQNATLQDVKTFFKKWYVPNNSTLVLSGDIDVEQATKWVHKYFDEIPKGNEIPALEKRPGKVNQIKSLYYEDNFARVPQLTMVWPTVEQYHPDSYALNVLSQYLTDGKSAPFNTILIDDLKLTSRTGMYSRNSELAGETQIAIRAFNNVKLDDVKAGIEKAFAKFEEEGISEKDLNRIKAGQETRFYSSLSSVLGKGTNLASYNTYTGNPGFVTQDIKNTLAVTTEDVIRVYNKYIKAKNYVATSFVPRSSAELALTGAILADVVEEKIVTGAEEKFDPKIAATYEKTPSTFDRSIEPPYGNTPSLAVPKVYESSLENGLKIFGIQNDEVPLVRFNITIDGGQLLESMDKLGVANLTADLLNKGTKNKSVKELEEAIQDLGATINVYSDTENITLSGTTLAKNYTQTLALAEEILLEPRFDKKEFELLKKAAITNLRQQEANPNSVASNAYNELIYGKDNIRSKNILGNLTSVEKITIDDLKTYYNNYISPSVTKMLVVGDISKEKVITSLENLNTKWKAKEVTIPVYKTPDAPTKPTVYFYDIPNAKQSTLKFGAPALAVTDKEYHAATVMNYILGGGGFASRLTQELREGKGYTYGIRSGFSGTKAKGAFTISSGVRSNVTLESAQAVKKILEDYPTTFSDKDLETTKSFLIKSNARAFETSWAKLNMLSNISDYGLKADYVNDFEKIVNNMTKERVKELANKYVNPNKMIWLVVGDAETQLERMKELGYGEPILLNKRQQKIKN; from the coding sequence ATGAAAAAAATATGTATCGCTTTTTTAGCAATTACAAGTTTAATAGCTTGTAATACTTCCAAAGAAAAAACACCGGAACTAAGTATTAATTACAAAAAAATAGAATTAAAAAATGGATTAGATGTTATCTTTCATGTAGACAAATCAGATCCTGTAGTTGCAGTAGAGTTAATGGTACACGTTGGTTCTGCTAGAGAAATTGAAGGCCGAACAGGTTTTGCTCATTTATTTGAACATTTATTATTTCTAGAATCTGAAAACTTAGGAAAAGGTGGGTTAGATAAAATGAGCGCAAGAATTGGTGGTTCTGGAGCAAATGGATCTACTTCTAGAGACAGAACAAACTACTTGCAAACTGTACCAAAAAATGGTTTAGAAAAAATGATTTGGGCAGAGGCAGATAAATTAGGTTGGTTTATAAACACCGTTACAGACCCAGTTTTAGCAAAAGAAAAACAAGTTGTAAAGAACGAAAAAAGACAGAGTAATGATAATAGACCTTATGGTCATAATCAATATGTAATTGGTAAAAACTTATATCCAAAAGATCATCCTTATAACTGGCAAGTAATTGGTTCTTTAGAAGATTTACAAAATGCTACTTTGCAAGATGTAAAAACATTTTTTAAAAAATGGTATGTTCCTAATAATTCAACCTTAGTTTTGTCTGGAGATATAGATGTAGAACAGGCAACAAAATGGGTTCATAAATATTTTGATGAAATCCCTAAAGGAAATGAAATTCCTGCATTAGAAAAAAGACCAGGAAAAGTTAACCAAATTAAATCTTTATATTACGAAGATAATTTTGCAAGAGTACCACAATTAACTATGGTTTGGCCAACTGTTGAACAATACCATCCAGATTCTTATGCATTAAACGTTTTATCCCAATATTTAACAGACGGAAAATCGGCTCCATTTAATACAATTTTAATTGATGATTTAAAACTAACTTCTCGTACAGGAATGTATAGTAGAAATTCCGAATTAGCAGGAGAAACACAAATTGCAATTAGAGCTTTTAACAATGTAAAATTAGATGATGTAAAAGCTGGAATAGAAAAAGCTTTTGCAAAATTTGAAGAAGAAGGTATTTCTGAAAAAGATTTAAATAGAATTAAAGCCGGACAAGAAACACGCTTTTACAGTAGCTTATCTAGCGTATTAGGAAAAGGAACCAATTTAGCTTCTTACAATACATATACAGGAAATCCTGGCTTTGTAACACAAGACATAAAAAACACACTTGCTGTAACAACAGAAGATGTAATACGTGTTTATAACAAATACATTAAAGCCAAAAATTATGTAGCCACTAGTTTTGTTCCTAGAAGTTCTGCAGAATTAGCTTTAACAGGAGCTATTTTAGCGGATGTTGTAGAAGAGAAAATTGTAACAGGAGCAGAAGAGAAATTCGATCCAAAAATTGCTGCAACTTACGAGAAAACCCCTTCTACTTTTGATAGAAGTATAGAACCTCCATACGGAAATACTCCTTCATTAGCAGTTCCTAAAGTTTATGAGAGTAGCCTAGAAAATGGCTTAAAAATATTCGGAATACAAAATGATGAAGTTCCTTTAGTGCGTTTTAATATTACTATTGATGGCGGACAATTACTAGAGTCTATGGATAAATTAGGCGTTGCTAATTTAACAGCAGACTTGTTAAACAAAGGAACAAAAAACAAAAGTGTAAAAGAATTAGAAGAAGCAATTCAAGATTTGGGCGCTACAATTAATGTATATTCAGATACAGAAAACATTACTTTAAGCGGAACAACTTTAGCTAAAAACTACACCCAAACATTGGCATTAGCTGAAGAAATTTTGTTAGAACCTAGATTCGATAAAAAAGAGTTCGAATTACTTAAAAAAGCTGCAATTACTAACTTACGCCAGCAAGAAGCAAATCCAAATTCAGTTGCAAGTAATGCTTACAACGAATTAATTTACGGAAAAGATAATATCCGCTCTAAAAATATTTTAGGTAATTTAACGTCTGTAGAAAAAATAACAATTGACGATTTAAAAACCTATTACAATAATTACATTTCTCCATCTGTCACAAAAATGTTAGTTGTTGGAGATATTTCTAAAGAAAAAGTAATAACATCTCTAGAAAATTTGAATACAAAATGGAAAGCAAAAGAAGTTACAATACCCGTGTACAAAACACCAGATGCTCCTACTAAACCAACAGTTTATTTTTATGACATTCCTAATGCAAAACAATCAACTTTAAAATTTGGTGCTCCAGCTTTAGCGGTAACAGACAAAGAGTATCATGCAGCTACTGTTATGAATTATATTCTTGGCGGAGGTGGATTTGCTTCTCGTCTAACACAGGAACTAAGAGAAGGAAAAGGGTATACTTACGGAATCCGTTCTGGTTTTTCTGGTACAAAAGCAAAAGGAGCTTTCACAATTTCAAGTGGAGTTCGTTCTAATGTTACATTAGAATCTGCACAAGCAGTTAAAAAAATACTAGAAGACTATCCAACTACTTTTTCTGATAAAGATTTAGAAACAACAAAAAGTTTCTTAATTAAAAGTAATGCAAGAGCATTTGAAACCTCTTGGGCAAAACTAAATATGCTTTCCAATATTAGTGATTACGGGTTAAAAGCTGATTATGTGAACGACTTTGAAAAAATAGTAAATAATATGACAAAAGAACGTGTTAAGGAACTTGCTAATAAATATGTAAACCCAAATAAAATGATTTGGTTAGTTGTTGGTGATGCAGAAACACAACTAGAAAGAATGAAAGAATTAGGCTATGGAGAACCAATTCTATTAAATAAAAGGCAGCAGAAAATTAAGAACTAG
- the fabD gene encoding ACP S-malonyltransferase, translating into MKAYIFPGQGAQFTGMGLDLYENYPLAQELFEKANTILGFSITDVMFEGTAEELKQTKVTQPAIFLHSVILAKVLGDSFKPEMVAGHSLGELSALVANGVLSFEDGLTLVSKRALAMQKACEIAPSTMAAVLGLDDKIVEDTCEEIDGVVVAANYNCPGQLVISGEVSAIEKACEVFKEKGARRALMLPVGGAFHSPMMEPAREELAAAIEATVFNEPTCAVYQNVPAKAVTNPAEIKENLIKQLTAPVKWTQCIQAMIADGGTEFIEVGPGKVLQGLMRKIDRSVAASGAVLSE; encoded by the coding sequence ATGAAAGCATATATTTTTCCGGGTCAAGGAGCGCAATTTACAGGAATGGGATTGGATTTATACGAAAACTATCCGTTAGCGCAAGAACTGTTTGAAAAAGCAAATACTATTTTAGGTTTTTCTATTACGGACGTAATGTTTGAAGGAACCGCAGAAGAGTTAAAACAAACTAAAGTTACGCAACCTGCCATCTTTTTGCATTCTGTAATTTTAGCGAAAGTTTTAGGAGATTCTTTTAAACCAGAAATGGTTGCAGGACATTCTTTAGGAGAATTATCGGCATTAGTTGCCAACGGAGTTTTGTCTTTTGAAGACGGATTAACCTTGGTTTCTAAACGTGCTTTGGCAATGCAAAAAGCGTGTGAAATTGCTCCATCTACAATGGCAGCGGTTTTAGGTTTGGATGATAAAATAGTAGAAGATACTTGTGAAGAAATTGATGGAGTAGTGGTAGCGGCAAATTACAATTGTCCTGGACAATTAGTAATTTCTGGTGAAGTTTCTGCTATTGAAAAAGCGTGTGAAGTTTTTAAAGAAAAAGGTGCAAGAAGAGCTTTAATGTTACCTGTTGGTGGAGCTTTTCACTCACCAATGATGGAGCCAGCAAGAGAGGAATTAGCTGCTGCGATTGAAGCAACTGTATTTAATGAACCTACTTGTGCTGTGTATCAAAATGTGCCAGCAAAAGCGGTTACAAATCCTGCTGAAATTAAAGAGAATTTAATAAAACAATTAACTGCGCCTGTAAAATGGACACAGTGTATTCAGGCTATGATTGCTGATGGAGGAACTGAATTTATTGAAGTTGGGCCAGGTAAAGTTTTACAAGGTTTAATGCGTAAAATTGATAGAAGCGTTGCTGCTAGTGGAGCTGTATTATCGGAATAA